One Tomitella gaofuii DNA segment encodes these proteins:
- a CDS encoding alpha/beta hydrolase family protein yields the protein MCCAAAVAVTAGVAAACSSGGAPGTGGDSDVAAARAQAAGTLLTAEPIATAAALPSAESTRMVTYMSEDAAGKPIVVSGTVSVPRGPAPDGGFPVLSWAHGTSGYADICAPSQDTVDGPDHDYFAGVTAELDEWVQRGFAVVQTDYEGLGTPGGHTYMNGDSAAHTVTDIVRAARQLDGRIGGEWVVAGHSQGGQAALFTAQNAPERAPELDLQAAVSIAPGGTTLRDTVDYIRAGGPGAEAAEAFVPIILLGAEAADPAIDAGSLLTDTARPMLTATRTGCLAQIRQAETVPPEQFFRPDADLAPLTDYLARQEPGTVVPAVPTMIAQGGADAIVLPERTGELVDQLCDVAPVTYRLYEGEDHRGAVPASEADVRGFVAAAMAGEATPGSCG from the coding sequence ATGTGCTGTGCGGCGGCCGTCGCAGTGACCGCCGGCGTTGCGGCGGCGTGCTCGTCGGGCGGTGCGCCGGGCACCGGCGGCGACAGTGATGTCGCCGCCGCACGGGCACAGGCGGCCGGCACGCTCCTCACTGCGGAACCGATCGCCACGGCGGCGGCGCTGCCCAGCGCGGAGAGCACCCGGATGGTCACATACATGTCCGAGGACGCCGCGGGGAAGCCGATCGTCGTGTCCGGCACGGTGTCCGTGCCGCGCGGACCCGCGCCGGACGGCGGATTCCCGGTGCTGAGCTGGGCGCACGGCACCAGCGGCTACGCCGACATCTGCGCGCCGTCGCAGGACACCGTCGACGGGCCGGACCACGACTACTTCGCGGGCGTCACCGCCGAACTGGACGAGTGGGTGCAGCGCGGGTTCGCGGTGGTGCAGACCGACTACGAGGGGCTCGGCACACCCGGCGGCCACACTTACATGAACGGCGACAGCGCCGCCCACACGGTGACCGACATCGTGCGGGCCGCGCGGCAGCTCGACGGGCGCATCGGCGGCGAATGGGTCGTCGCCGGCCACAGCCAGGGCGGCCAGGCCGCGCTGTTCACCGCGCAGAACGCGCCGGAGCGCGCGCCCGAGCTGGACCTGCAGGCCGCCGTGTCCATCGCCCCCGGCGGCACGACGCTCCGCGACACTGTCGACTACATCCGCGCGGGCGGCCCGGGGGCGGAGGCCGCCGAGGCGTTCGTGCCGATCATCCTGCTGGGCGCCGAGGCCGCCGACCCGGCCATCGACGCCGGGTCGCTGCTCACCGACACGGCGCGGCCCATGCTCACCGCGACCCGGACGGGATGCCTCGCCCAGATCCGCCAGGCGGAGACCGTCCCCCCGGAGCAGTTCTTCCGGCCCGACGCCGACCTGGCGCCGCTCACCGACTACCTGGCCCGCCAGGAGCCGGGCACGGTGGTGCCGGCCGTGCCGACGATGATCGCGCAGGGCGGCGCCGACGCGATCGTGCTGCCGGAGCGCACCGGCGAGCTCGTGGACCAGCTGTGCGACGTCGCGCCCGTGACCTATCGCCTGTACGAGGGCGAGGACCACCGCGGTGCCGTGCCCGCCTCCGAGGCCGACGTGCGCGGATTCGTCGCTGCGGCGATGGCGGGGGAGGCGACGCCGGGCTCCTGCGGATAG
- a CDS encoding LysR family transcriptional regulator — MELRQVEYFLAVVEHESIGGAAAALGVSQPTVSQSLRRLERELAVQLFQRLGRGMMLSAAGRAMVGPARRILRDTAAAEDLLAPRSGPLTGRLDILAFPAIASGLIVDVLGRFRRAHPRVAIGFGALRDEDDAAGLLREGHCEFIAAHLPLDSFEADGRGQGTGDGAHAVDDGDDAVEVLPLGLQEYWLAYPPGTEVPEGSVPLADLPDIPMIFAPRGSSVADEFAATIRRGGRRPPVAVLAAHREAWGALVLAGVGGTLLERSLVEYAADDAVVRPTDPPLARSFGLAFRPRNLSPVGATFLEFTRDHLRRQRESDLE; from the coding sequence ATGGAGCTGCGTCAGGTGGAGTACTTCCTCGCCGTGGTCGAGCACGAGAGCATCGGCGGCGCGGCCGCCGCCCTCGGCGTCTCCCAGCCGACGGTGTCGCAATCGCTGCGCCGCCTGGAGCGGGAGCTGGCCGTGCAGCTGTTCCAGCGCCTGGGACGCGGCATGATGCTCAGCGCCGCCGGCCGCGCCATGGTCGGCCCGGCCCGGCGCATCCTCCGCGACACCGCCGCCGCCGAGGACCTGCTGGCGCCGCGCTCCGGCCCGCTCACCGGTCGGCTCGACATCCTCGCGTTCCCCGCCATCGCCTCGGGGCTCATCGTCGACGTCCTCGGCCGGTTCCGGCGCGCGCATCCCCGGGTGGCGATCGGTTTCGGCGCCCTGCGCGACGAGGACGACGCCGCGGGGTTGCTGCGCGAGGGGCACTGCGAGTTCATCGCGGCGCACCTGCCGCTGGACTCCTTCGAGGCCGACGGCCGGGGACAGGGCACCGGCGACGGGGCGCATGCCGTGGACGACGGAGACGACGCCGTCGAGGTGCTGCCGCTGGGGCTGCAGGAGTACTGGCTGGCCTACCCGCCGGGGACGGAGGTGCCGGAGGGGTCCGTACCGCTGGCGGACCTGCCGGACATTCCGATGATCTTCGCCCCGCGCGGATCCTCCGTCGCCGACGAGTTCGCGGCGACGATCCGCCGGGGCGGGCGCCGGCCGCCGGTCGCGGTGCTCGCCGCGCACCGCGAAGCATGGGGTGCCCTGGTGCTCGCGGGCGTCGGCGGCACGCTGCTCGAGAGGTCCCTCGTCGAGTACGCGGCCGACGACGCCGTGGTGCGCCCCACCGACCCTCCGCTGGCGCGCAGCTTCGGGCTGGCGTTCCGGCCGCGAAACCTGTCCCCCGTCGGCGCGACGTTTCTCGAGTTCACCCGGGATCACCTTCGGCGCCAGCGGGAATCCGATCTCGAATGA
- a CDS encoding LysR family transcriptional regulator, which produces MDLQSLTYFAAVVDRGSVTRAAESLYISQPSLSQSIRTLERRLGVTLFDRRGGRLELTADGRAFDTAARRILADVERAKERVEAVRALRAGRVDLVTYPAFAIDPLVDLLRRFRQRHPGVVVRVLDAAGPDEVDATMRRGDAEVAVQDAPRGAQRTLHLCDQELVLVVPTALATRLPNPVPRAALADIPLVIDLTDTVYAELVATGGVRGGGPVLDCTHANATRELVLAGAGATIVPRPVARAAFAQLVHRPLSPPAARAVGLTLRAGKPSPAAAAFASVARAWSGR; this is translated from the coding sequence GTGGACCTGCAATCGCTCACCTACTTCGCCGCGGTCGTCGACCGCGGGAGCGTGACGAGGGCGGCCGAGTCGCTGTACATCTCGCAGCCGTCGCTGTCCCAATCGATCCGCACGCTCGAGCGCAGGCTCGGGGTGACACTGTTCGACCGTCGCGGGGGACGCCTGGAGCTCACCGCGGACGGCCGCGCCTTCGACACCGCGGCGCGGCGCATCCTCGCCGACGTCGAGCGCGCGAAGGAGCGGGTCGAAGCGGTGCGCGCGCTGCGGGCAGGGCGGGTGGACCTGGTGACCTACCCCGCGTTCGCCATCGATCCACTCGTCGACCTCCTGCGCCGCTTCCGGCAGCGGCACCCCGGGGTCGTCGTGCGGGTCCTCGACGCGGCCGGCCCCGACGAGGTGGACGCGACCATGCGGCGCGGCGACGCCGAGGTGGCGGTGCAAGACGCCCCGCGCGGCGCGCAGCGAACCCTCCACCTGTGCGATCAGGAGCTCGTGCTCGTTGTCCCGACGGCGCTCGCCACCCGGCTCCCCAACCCGGTCCCCCGCGCCGCCCTCGCGGACATTCCCCTGGTCATAGACCTCACCGACACCGTCTACGCAGAACTGGTCGCCACGGGCGGCGTGCGCGGGGGCGGTCCCGTCCTCGACTGCACGCACGCCAACGCGACGCGCGAGCTCGTCCTGGCCGGGGCGGGCGCGACGATCGTGCCGCGCCCGGTGGCCCGGGCCGCGTTTGCGCAGCTCGTTCACCGCCCGCTGTCACCGCCCGCGGCGCGCGCGGTAGGCCTCACGCTCCGCGCGGGGAAGCCCTCTCCGGCGGCGGCCGCCTTCGCCTCCGTCGCACGCGCATGGTCCGGGAGGTAG
- a CDS encoding long-chain-fatty-acid--CoA ligase: MSTLSLAAVLAEPARRLPGKTAVIEGDRRVTYADLWLQARRYARYLADQGVAPGDHVAIMCPNTIEFVRAYYGALAAGAVVVPVPTMLRPEEVEYMLADSGAGHLIVPDGPDETARTAAACTGATVLPAHCPPDTPAVSTYATRSPEDVAVLFYTSGTTGKPKGALLTHLNLVMCATANAIDANPFERDDIVLGCLPLFHTFGQTVSMNSTFRIGATLVLQPRFDAAEAVELMRSESVTAFFGVPTMFIRLTEAARHAEAVTSLRMCISGGASLPVAALSAFEEAFHTTIYEGYGLSETSPTASVNQPDFGVRPGSIGHSIWGVDVEIADPDVEGRIALLDTGRRGEIVVRGHNVFSGYHGRPEATAEVLVDGWFRTGDIGVKDDDGFLFVVDRKKDLIIRGGYNVYPRELEEVLMRHPAVSQAAVIGVPDADVGEEVCAIVVPRPGGSVDADALYAWAREHLGKQKYPRRIEVVDALPLGPSHKVLKRELRKQFDRSDPAASGTAPAGTPA, encoded by the coding sequence ATGTCCACATTGTCGCTCGCCGCTGTTCTCGCCGAGCCCGCCCGCCGCCTCCCCGGCAAGACCGCCGTGATCGAGGGGGACCGCCGCGTGACCTACGCGGACCTGTGGCTGCAGGCGCGGCGGTATGCGCGGTATCTGGCAGACCAGGGCGTGGCCCCCGGCGACCACGTGGCGATCATGTGCCCCAACACGATCGAGTTCGTCCGCGCCTACTACGGGGCGCTCGCGGCCGGGGCGGTGGTGGTCCCGGTGCCGACGATGCTGCGCCCCGAGGAGGTCGAGTACATGCTCGCCGACTCCGGCGCGGGGCATCTGATCGTGCCCGATGGCCCCGACGAGACGGCCCGCACCGCGGCCGCCTGCACCGGGGCCACCGTGCTTCCCGCCCATTGCCCGCCGGACACCCCGGCCGTCAGCACCTACGCCACCCGCAGCCCGGAGGACGTCGCCGTCCTCTTCTACACCTCGGGAACCACCGGAAAGCCGAAGGGTGCGTTGCTGACACACCTGAACCTGGTCATGTGCGCCACCGCCAATGCGATCGACGCCAACCCGTTCGAGCGCGACGACATCGTGCTCGGCTGCCTTCCGCTGTTCCACACCTTCGGCCAGACGGTGTCGATGAACTCGACCTTCCGCATCGGCGCCACACTGGTGCTGCAGCCGCGCTTCGACGCCGCGGAGGCCGTCGAGCTCATGCGCAGCGAGTCGGTGACCGCGTTCTTCGGCGTTCCCACCATGTTCATCCGCCTCACCGAAGCGGCGCGGCATGCGGAGGCCGTCACGTCGCTGCGCATGTGCATCTCGGGTGGCGCGTCGCTGCCCGTCGCCGCGCTGTCCGCGTTCGAGGAGGCTTTCCACACCACGATCTACGAGGGGTACGGACTGTCGGAGACCTCGCCCACGGCCTCGGTGAACCAGCCCGATTTCGGCGTGCGCCCCGGGTCCATCGGGCATTCCATCTGGGGTGTCGACGTCGAGATCGCGGATCCGGACGTGGAGGGCCGCATCGCGCTGCTCGACACCGGCCGGCGCGGCGAGATCGTGGTGCGCGGGCACAACGTGTTCTCCGGGTACCACGGCAGGCCCGAGGCCACCGCGGAGGTGCTCGTCGACGGCTGGTTCCGCACCGGCGACATCGGGGTCAAGGACGACGACGGGTTCCTGTTCGTCGTCGACCGCAAGAAGGACCTCATCATCCGCGGCGGATACAACGTCTACCCGCGCGAACTCGAAGAGGTGCTCATGCGGCACCCCGCCGTCTCCCAGGCCGCCGTGATCGGCGTTCCGGACGCGGACGTCGGCGAGGAGGTGTGTGCGATCGTCGTCCCCCGCCCCGGCGGATCCGTCGATGCCGACGCCCTCTACGCGTGGGCCCGCGAGCACCTGGGCAAGCAGAAGTACCCGCGCCGGATCGAGGTGGTCGACGCGCTTCCCCTGGGCCCCAGCCACAAGGTGCTCAAGCGGGAGCTGCGCAAGCAGTTCGATCGCTCCGATCCGGCAGCCTCCGGCACCGCCCCCGCCGGCACCCCCGCCTGA